The Lepeophtheirus salmonis chromosome 1, UVic_Lsal_1.4, whole genome shotgun sequence genome has a segment encoding these proteins:
- the LOC121128824 gene encoding uncharacterized protein isoform X2, with the protein MNEIFVNEIPAQLAVHHSGNGHHHRRPSEEEGAFSHDLVGDEEDTFSQKREQEHQAHSQNKHHSPHHASHAHHSHNGKTITEGPKDVQEEEHDRWSAGEKAPPAYGDDTQGVYDLETQPGDEERIFHYDSKKLRPLDEMVKRWKYERQKGQSEGCGYPICVLLDGIPWRFKSLCDFIHHLEISNQDHIRRIFQIQKGDCADAIDGLGWKNPWKEKETSCHTCREDEYCNTKVCWVNDNHSTTYENICSLLSNLSHHTISGWIGIGECEGFFSRGSCINTEWFDIDYPCGVGDVEQARTNILYTQTFTKTGSTRMCSVQNIQGNMDIRTVEGGNVPSDQVIDLVGSSSHSYNGEQIICKNIRQTKKPEPPYFWPYDDVKCRDYKVRHCCRNLFGETIQHGYHNHSKPFKVVTPKVKTIFDDCEWRPFLSNSYPKEHEQEDRASLSKTGYKKHVCGPPIFNSMFIDARRRKDDIPFYETGEKLTKVTPTYGLLCSNVNNHYTKQNCSDYKVRFCCVKNAPASWGAWGEWSKCSKSCNSGYRKSKRHCKDNKHKHSCYGKQLRAFRERIETCNELPCAEDAILSEWRSWSPCSTTCGLGERRRTRTCDEGLYKGRSCPEDYNKYFQIEPCPRQLPCPVAIWAKWSLWSKCSSSCGYGVKRRTRNCIDLYSKRQLGTRMHCLGGSHFIDERCFPQKCTIDGGWTDWLNWEDCNILCGKKGKRIRRRYCAKPIPSHGGKDCYGDKKQTGKCPKLEPCPIHCIWSNWGHWTKCSVTCGPIGYGYRERRRHVAVQANYGGSNCDKGAYLESENCPHCEMQKSKKCIPYCPIDCDWSPWNFMGECLSCYHGDSLPPNSKNYPAKKIRFVKKRAKYNGKECETKGATQEKSVDLDCSQVPKCPEAIGSAVWSQWSQWSYCKGICGGEYIKKRSRDCIPTKKESKCHGKSEDTRKCQANCVELGWTEWEPWSECPVTCGKGKRIRKRECFDPKLVGKEPCKGRSKEKSYCDCGHCNDKGHPIETDGDNFLSYITEKYGQHSNQKKKNEEGNGYTSNSRQNQDQGQEVDVSKGVNDTIKEVHHHDSSDLPNNDHGTHTRKSSDDDVVENGQEEEFKNEENIQNSFNNPPKDNEISNTNENPASTSTHEDEFNERFSGETPTSVEGNSRSEKDDLTYNDQPVATPRSDIDNPIQEGKPHPSLTNSDKLSASENKFENEEQNANGYGDSLQEESENDAQDGDKDLSFEERSSNEVDISELTKDDQLSQNILSTSENMDEDDDQISKEHNSEEGSVQTNLNTNNSDGDNLRLSTQKLVPVIFNEKSSSREAEEDNDSIMEEEADASYTSDDDVTVRENTKSSNSVEL; encoded by the exons ATGAAcgaaatatttgtaaatgaaattCCAGCGCAGCTAGCTGTTCATCATAGTGGGAACGGGCATCACCATCGTCGACCCTCCGAAGAAGAAGGAGCATTTTCACACGACTTAGTAGGAGATGAAGAAGATACGTTTTCTCAGAAAAGAGAACAGGAGCATCAAGCTCATTCACAAAATAAGCACCACTCTCCCCATCATGCTTCCCATGCCCATCATTCTCATAATGGGAAAACAATTACTGAAGGTCCAAAAGATGTACAAGAGGAAGAACACGACCGTTGGAGTGCTGGAGAGAAGGCACCTCCGGCATATGGAG atgatACTCAGGGTGTTTATGATCTCGAAACTCAGCCTGGAGATGAGGAAAGAATTTTTCATTATGATtcaa aaaaactgagaCCTCTAGACGAGATGGTAAAGAGATGGAAGTATGAAAGACAAAAGGGTCAAAGTGAGGGATGTGGCTATCCCATTTGTGTTCTACTTGACGGAATCCCTTGGCGTTTCAAGTCTCTCTGTGACTTTATCCATCATCTTGAGATAAGTAATCAAGATCATATAAGAAGAATTTTTCAGATTCAAAAAGGCGATTGTGCAGATGCAA TTGATGGTCTTGGATGGAAGAATCcttggaaagaaaaagaaaccagCTGTCATACGTGTAGAGAGGATGAGTACTGTAACACCAAAGTTTGCTGGGTTAATGATAATCATTCAACAAcctatgaaaatatatgtagtcTACTCTCTAATCTCAGCCATCATACAATTTCTGGATGGATCGGGATTGGGGAATGTGAGGGATTCTTTTCAAGGGGGA GTTGTATTAATACAGAATGGTTTGATATCGATTATCCTTGTGGAGTGGGAGACGTAGAACAGGCTCGTACAAATATCCTTTATActcaaacatttacaaaaacgGGATCAACCAGAATGTGTAGCGTTCAGAACATACAAGGAAATATGGATATTCGGACTGTGGAAGGAGGAAATGTTCCATCTGATCAAGTTATTGATTTAGTAGGAAGTAGTTCTCACTCTTATAATGGAGAACAAATAATTTGTAAGAACATAAGACAAACGAAAAAGCCAGAACCTCCATATTTTTGGCCGTATGATGATGTCAAATGTAGGGATTACAAGGTTAG ACATTGCTGTCGAAACCTTTTTGGGGAGACTATCCAACACGGGTACCATAATCACTCAAAACCTTTCAAAGTTGTAACTCCCAAagtaaaaaccatttttgacgACTGTGAGTGGAGGCCTTTTCTTTCAAACAGCTATCCTAAGGAGCATGAGCAAGAAGACAGAGCGTCCTTGTCAAAAACTGgatataaaaaacatgtttgtGGACCTCCTATATTTAACTCAATGTTTATTGATGCACGTAGACGTAAGGACGACATTCCATTCTATGAAACAGGAGAGAAATTGACGAAAGTTACTCCAAC CTATGGCCTCCTCTGTTCTAATGTAAATAACCATTATACCAAGCAAAATTGTAGTGACTACAAGGTCCGATTTTGCTGTGTCAAAAACGCACCTGCGTCTTGGGGAGCTTGGGGGGAATGGAGTAAATGTTCCAAGTCGTGTAACAGTGGGTATAGAAAGTCCAAACGACATTGTAAGGATAACAAACATAAACATTCTTGCTATGGTAAGCAACTAAGAGCTTTTAGAGAACGAATTGAGACGTGCAATGAACTTCCTTGTGCAG AAGATGCTATTTTAAGTGAATGGAGATCTTGGAGTCCTTGCTCAACTACTTGTGGGTTGGGAGAAAGGAGAAGAACTAGGACATGTGATGAAGGACTATATAAAGGAAGAAGCTGTCCTGAGGATTATAACAAATACTTTCAGATTGAGCCGTGTCCAAGACAACTCCCTTGTCCAG tcgCAATTTGGGCCAAATGGTCTTTGTGGTCTAAATGTAGTTCAAGTTGTGGCTACGGTGTGAAAAGAAGAACGAGAAATTGTATAGATCTATATAGCAAAAGACAACTAGGAACAAGAATGCATTGTCTTGGAGGATCACATTTCATTGATGAAAGATGCTTTCCGCAGAAATGTACTATTGATGGGGGATGGACAGACTGGCTAAACTGGGAAGATTGTAATATTCTTTGcgggaaaaaaggaaaacggATTCGCCGGAGATATTGTGCAAAGCCAATCCCGAGTCATGGAGGAAAAGACTGCTATGGAGACAAAAAACAAACTGGAAAGTGTCCAAAATTAGAACCGTGTCCAA TTCATTGTATTTGGTCAAACTGGGGTCATTGGACCAAATGTTCAGTAACTTGTGGTCCTATTGGCTATGGATATCGAGAAAGAAGGCGTCACGTTGCTGTGCAAGCCAATTATGGAGGCTCCAATTGTGATAAAGGGGCCTATTTAGAGTCAGAAAACTGTCCTCATTGTGAGAtgcaaaaatcaaagaaatgcATACCTTATTGTCCTA TCGATTGTGATTGGAGTCCTTGGAATTTTATGGGAGAATGTCTATCTTGTTACCATGGGGATTCCCTGCctccaaattcaaaaaattatcctgCCAAAAAGATACGATTTGTTAAGAAACGAGCAAAGTACAATGGAAAGGAATGTGAAACGAAAGGTGCCACTCAAGAGAAAAGTGTCGATTTGGATTGTTCTCAAGTTCCAAAATGCCCAGAAGCAATTGGATCGGCAGTATGGAGCCAGTGGTCGCAATGGAGTTATTGTAAGGGAATTTGTGGAGGCGAATACATTAAAAAACGATCGAGGGACTGCATACCAACCAAAAAGGAGAGCAAATGTCATGGAAAATCAGAAGATACTAGAAAATGTCAGGCTAATTGTGTAGAATTGGGTTGGACAGAGTGGGAACCTTGGTCAGAATGTCCGGTGACTTGTGGAAAAGGTAAAAGAATAAGGAAAAGGGAATGTTTTGACCCCAAACTC gtgGGAAAAGAGCCCTGTAAAGGTAGATCAAAAGAGAAATCATATTGCGACTGTGGACATTGCAATGACAAAGGACATCCTATTGAAACTGATGGAGATAACTTTTTGTCTTACATTACAGAAAAATATGGCCAACATAGTAATCAAAAGAA gaaaAATGAAGAAGGAAATGGCTATACAAGTAATAGTCGCCAAAATCAGGATCAAGGCCAAGAGGTAGATGTATCTAAAGGAGTGAATGACACAATAAAAGAAGTGCATCATCATGATAGCTCTGATTTGCCCAACAATGACCATGGAACTCATACAAGAAAGTCCTCTGATGATGATGTTGTCGAGAATGGCCAAGAAGAAgagttcaaaaatgaagaaaatattcagAATAGCTTCAATAACCCTCCTAAGGATAATGAGATATCCAATACTAATGAAAATCCAGCCTCAACATCGACACACGAGGATGAATTTAATGAACGTTTCTCTGGAGAAACCCCTACCTCAGTTGAAGGGAATTCAAGAAGTGAGAAAGATGATTTGACCTATAACGATCAACCTGTGGCAACTCCAAGAAGTGATATAGATAATCCTATTCAAGAAGGAAAACCACACCCTTCTCTGACTAACTCCGATAAATTATCGGcaagtgaaaataaatttgagaatgaAGAACAGAATGCCAATGGTTATGGAGATTCGCTTCAGGAAGAGTCGGAAAATGATGCACAAGATGGGGACAAGGATCTTAGTTTTGAAGAAAGGTCTTCAAATGAAGTTGATATTAGTGAATTGACAAAAGATGATCAATTAAgccaaaatattttgtcaactaGCGAAAATATGGATGAGGACGATGATCAAATCAGCAAGGAACATAATTCAGAAGAAGGGAGCGTGCAAACTAATCTGAATACAAATAACTCTGATGGAGATAATCTGAGATTAAGTACGCAAAAATTAGTTCCTGTCATATTTAACGAAAAAAGCTCATCAAGAGAGGCTGAAGAAGATAATGATTCCATAATGGAAGAGGAAGCGGATGCGTCATATACCTCAGACGATGATGTCACAGTGAGAGAAAATACTAAGAGTAGCAATTCTgtagaattataa
- the LOC121128824 gene encoding uncharacterized protein isoform X1, translating to MDKISLLVSLMILYGLGSGLSEMNEIFVNEIPAQLAVHHSGNGHHHRRPSEEEGAFSHDLVGDEEDTFSQKREQEHQAHSQNKHHSPHHASHAHHSHNGKTITEGPKDVQEEEHDRWSAGEKAPPAYGDDTQGVYDLETQPGDEERIFHYDSKKLRPLDEMVKRWKYERQKGQSEGCGYPICVLLDGIPWRFKSLCDFIHHLEISNQDHIRRIFQIQKGDCADAIDGLGWKNPWKEKETSCHTCREDEYCNTKVCWVNDNHSTTYENICSLLSNLSHHTISGWIGIGECEGFFSRGSCINTEWFDIDYPCGVGDVEQARTNILYTQTFTKTGSTRMCSVQNIQGNMDIRTVEGGNVPSDQVIDLVGSSSHSYNGEQIICKNIRQTKKPEPPYFWPYDDVKCRDYKVRHCCRNLFGETIQHGYHNHSKPFKVVTPKVKTIFDDCEWRPFLSNSYPKEHEQEDRASLSKTGYKKHVCGPPIFNSMFIDARRRKDDIPFYETGEKLTKVTPTYGLLCSNVNNHYTKQNCSDYKVRFCCVKNAPASWGAWGEWSKCSKSCNSGYRKSKRHCKDNKHKHSCYGKQLRAFRERIETCNELPCAEDAILSEWRSWSPCSTTCGLGERRRTRTCDEGLYKGRSCPEDYNKYFQIEPCPRQLPCPVAIWAKWSLWSKCSSSCGYGVKRRTRNCIDLYSKRQLGTRMHCLGGSHFIDERCFPQKCTIDGGWTDWLNWEDCNILCGKKGKRIRRRYCAKPIPSHGGKDCYGDKKQTGKCPKLEPCPIHCIWSNWGHWTKCSVTCGPIGYGYRERRRHVAVQANYGGSNCDKGAYLESENCPHCEMQKSKKCIPYCPIDCDWSPWNFMGECLSCYHGDSLPPNSKNYPAKKIRFVKKRAKYNGKECETKGATQEKSVDLDCSQVPKCPEAIGSAVWSQWSQWSYCKGICGGEYIKKRSRDCIPTKKESKCHGKSEDTRKCQANCVELGWTEWEPWSECPVTCGKGKRIRKRECFDPKLVGKEPCKGRSKEKSYCDCGHCNDKGHPIETDGDNFLSYITEKYGQHSNQKKKNEEGNGYTSNSRQNQDQGQEVDVSKGVNDTIKEVHHHDSSDLPNNDHGTHTRKSSDDDVVENGQEEEFKNEENIQNSFNNPPKDNEISNTNENPASTSTHEDEFNERFSGETPTSVEGNSRSEKDDLTYNDQPVATPRSDIDNPIQEGKPHPSLTNSDKLSASENKFENEEQNANGYGDSLQEESENDAQDGDKDLSFEERSSNEVDISELTKDDQLSQNILSTSENMDEDDDQISKEHNSEEGSVQTNLNTNNSDGDNLRLSTQKLVPVIFNEKSSSREAEEDNDSIMEEEADASYTSDDDVTVRENTKSSNSVEL from the exons ATGGATAAGATCTCATTATTAGTGTCATTAATGATCCTATATGGTCTAGGATCTGGATTAAGTG AAATGAAcgaaatatttgtaaatgaaattCCAGCGCAGCTAGCTGTTCATCATAGTGGGAACGGGCATCACCATCGTCGACCCTCCGAAGAAGAAGGAGCATTTTCACACGACTTAGTAGGAGATGAAGAAGATACGTTTTCTCAGAAAAGAGAACAGGAGCATCAAGCTCATTCACAAAATAAGCACCACTCTCCCCATCATGCTTCCCATGCCCATCATTCTCATAATGGGAAAACAATTACTGAAGGTCCAAAAGATGTACAAGAGGAAGAACACGACCGTTGGAGTGCTGGAGAGAAGGCACCTCCGGCATATGGAG atgatACTCAGGGTGTTTATGATCTCGAAACTCAGCCTGGAGATGAGGAAAGAATTTTTCATTATGATtcaa aaaaactgagaCCTCTAGACGAGATGGTAAAGAGATGGAAGTATGAAAGACAAAAGGGTCAAAGTGAGGGATGTGGCTATCCCATTTGTGTTCTACTTGACGGAATCCCTTGGCGTTTCAAGTCTCTCTGTGACTTTATCCATCATCTTGAGATAAGTAATCAAGATCATATAAGAAGAATTTTTCAGATTCAAAAAGGCGATTGTGCAGATGCAA TTGATGGTCTTGGATGGAAGAATCcttggaaagaaaaagaaaccagCTGTCATACGTGTAGAGAGGATGAGTACTGTAACACCAAAGTTTGCTGGGTTAATGATAATCATTCAACAAcctatgaaaatatatgtagtcTACTCTCTAATCTCAGCCATCATACAATTTCTGGATGGATCGGGATTGGGGAATGTGAGGGATTCTTTTCAAGGGGGA GTTGTATTAATACAGAATGGTTTGATATCGATTATCCTTGTGGAGTGGGAGACGTAGAACAGGCTCGTACAAATATCCTTTATActcaaacatttacaaaaacgGGATCAACCAGAATGTGTAGCGTTCAGAACATACAAGGAAATATGGATATTCGGACTGTGGAAGGAGGAAATGTTCCATCTGATCAAGTTATTGATTTAGTAGGAAGTAGTTCTCACTCTTATAATGGAGAACAAATAATTTGTAAGAACATAAGACAAACGAAAAAGCCAGAACCTCCATATTTTTGGCCGTATGATGATGTCAAATGTAGGGATTACAAGGTTAG ACATTGCTGTCGAAACCTTTTTGGGGAGACTATCCAACACGGGTACCATAATCACTCAAAACCTTTCAAAGTTGTAACTCCCAAagtaaaaaccatttttgacgACTGTGAGTGGAGGCCTTTTCTTTCAAACAGCTATCCTAAGGAGCATGAGCAAGAAGACAGAGCGTCCTTGTCAAAAACTGgatataaaaaacatgtttgtGGACCTCCTATATTTAACTCAATGTTTATTGATGCACGTAGACGTAAGGACGACATTCCATTCTATGAAACAGGAGAGAAATTGACGAAAGTTACTCCAAC CTATGGCCTCCTCTGTTCTAATGTAAATAACCATTATACCAAGCAAAATTGTAGTGACTACAAGGTCCGATTTTGCTGTGTCAAAAACGCACCTGCGTCTTGGGGAGCTTGGGGGGAATGGAGTAAATGTTCCAAGTCGTGTAACAGTGGGTATAGAAAGTCCAAACGACATTGTAAGGATAACAAACATAAACATTCTTGCTATGGTAAGCAACTAAGAGCTTTTAGAGAACGAATTGAGACGTGCAATGAACTTCCTTGTGCAG AAGATGCTATTTTAAGTGAATGGAGATCTTGGAGTCCTTGCTCAACTACTTGTGGGTTGGGAGAAAGGAGAAGAACTAGGACATGTGATGAAGGACTATATAAAGGAAGAAGCTGTCCTGAGGATTATAACAAATACTTTCAGATTGAGCCGTGTCCAAGACAACTCCCTTGTCCAG tcgCAATTTGGGCCAAATGGTCTTTGTGGTCTAAATGTAGTTCAAGTTGTGGCTACGGTGTGAAAAGAAGAACGAGAAATTGTATAGATCTATATAGCAAAAGACAACTAGGAACAAGAATGCATTGTCTTGGAGGATCACATTTCATTGATGAAAGATGCTTTCCGCAGAAATGTACTATTGATGGGGGATGGACAGACTGGCTAAACTGGGAAGATTGTAATATTCTTTGcgggaaaaaaggaaaacggATTCGCCGGAGATATTGTGCAAAGCCAATCCCGAGTCATGGAGGAAAAGACTGCTATGGAGACAAAAAACAAACTGGAAAGTGTCCAAAATTAGAACCGTGTCCAA TTCATTGTATTTGGTCAAACTGGGGTCATTGGACCAAATGTTCAGTAACTTGTGGTCCTATTGGCTATGGATATCGAGAAAGAAGGCGTCACGTTGCTGTGCAAGCCAATTATGGAGGCTCCAATTGTGATAAAGGGGCCTATTTAGAGTCAGAAAACTGTCCTCATTGTGAGAtgcaaaaatcaaagaaatgcATACCTTATTGTCCTA TCGATTGTGATTGGAGTCCTTGGAATTTTATGGGAGAATGTCTATCTTGTTACCATGGGGATTCCCTGCctccaaattcaaaaaattatcctgCCAAAAAGATACGATTTGTTAAGAAACGAGCAAAGTACAATGGAAAGGAATGTGAAACGAAAGGTGCCACTCAAGAGAAAAGTGTCGATTTGGATTGTTCTCAAGTTCCAAAATGCCCAGAAGCAATTGGATCGGCAGTATGGAGCCAGTGGTCGCAATGGAGTTATTGTAAGGGAATTTGTGGAGGCGAATACATTAAAAAACGATCGAGGGACTGCATACCAACCAAAAAGGAGAGCAAATGTCATGGAAAATCAGAAGATACTAGAAAATGTCAGGCTAATTGTGTAGAATTGGGTTGGACAGAGTGGGAACCTTGGTCAGAATGTCCGGTGACTTGTGGAAAAGGTAAAAGAATAAGGAAAAGGGAATGTTTTGACCCCAAACTC gtgGGAAAAGAGCCCTGTAAAGGTAGATCAAAAGAGAAATCATATTGCGACTGTGGACATTGCAATGACAAAGGACATCCTATTGAAACTGATGGAGATAACTTTTTGTCTTACATTACAGAAAAATATGGCCAACATAGTAATCAAAAGAA gaaaAATGAAGAAGGAAATGGCTATACAAGTAATAGTCGCCAAAATCAGGATCAAGGCCAAGAGGTAGATGTATCTAAAGGAGTGAATGACACAATAAAAGAAGTGCATCATCATGATAGCTCTGATTTGCCCAACAATGACCATGGAACTCATACAAGAAAGTCCTCTGATGATGATGTTGTCGAGAATGGCCAAGAAGAAgagttcaaaaatgaagaaaatattcagAATAGCTTCAATAACCCTCCTAAGGATAATGAGATATCCAATACTAATGAAAATCCAGCCTCAACATCGACACACGAGGATGAATTTAATGAACGTTTCTCTGGAGAAACCCCTACCTCAGTTGAAGGGAATTCAAGAAGTGAGAAAGATGATTTGACCTATAACGATCAACCTGTGGCAACTCCAAGAAGTGATATAGATAATCCTATTCAAGAAGGAAAACCACACCCTTCTCTGACTAACTCCGATAAATTATCGGcaagtgaaaataaatttgagaatgaAGAACAGAATGCCAATGGTTATGGAGATTCGCTTCAGGAAGAGTCGGAAAATGATGCACAAGATGGGGACAAGGATCTTAGTTTTGAAGAAAGGTCTTCAAATGAAGTTGATATTAGTGAATTGACAAAAGATGATCAATTAAgccaaaatattttgtcaactaGCGAAAATATGGATGAGGACGATGATCAAATCAGCAAGGAACATAATTCAGAAGAAGGGAGCGTGCAAACTAATCTGAATACAAATAACTCTGATGGAGATAATCTGAGATTAAGTACGCAAAAATTAGTTCCTGTCATATTTAACGAAAAAAGCTCATCAAGAGAGGCTGAAGAAGATAATGATTCCATAATGGAAGAGGAAGCGGATGCGTCATATACCTCAGACGATGATGTCACAGTGAGAGAAAATACTAAGAGTAGCAATTCTgtagaattataa